The Paenibacillus sp. FSL R7-0204 genome includes a region encoding these proteins:
- the uraA gene encoding uracil permease: MQREIQINERLPWGPGFLLSLQHLFAMFGSTVLVPNLFGVDPGMILLMNGIGTLLYILICRGKIPAYLGSSFAFISPVLLVLKEHAGDHERGYSLALGAFIVTGVIFILVALIVRYAGTGWIDIVFPPAVMGAIVATIGLELVPVAARMAGLIAPDGVATADWTPDGKAITLSLVTLGVTVLGSVLFRGFPKIIHILIGIVTGYVLAYILGEVNTGAISQASFLSHPTIITPSFNWQVILTIIPVSLVVIVEHIGHLLVTSNIVGKDLTKDPGLDRSLMGNGISTVLSGFLGSTPNTTYGENIGVMALTKVYSVYVIAGAAVIAIVLSFSGTFSSVIANIPLPVMGGVSLLLFGVIAASGLRIFVEQKVDFSKATNMILATLVLVVGISGISLKLGGVELKGMALATIVGMILALLFKLIEVLGLSNEQEAEKSAH, translated from the coding sequence TTGCAACGCGAAATTCAAATTAACGAAAGACTCCCTTGGGGCCCGGGCTTCCTCCTGAGTCTTCAGCATCTGTTCGCCATGTTCGGCAGCACCGTGCTTGTTCCCAACCTGTTCGGGGTAGATCCCGGCATGATCCTGCTGATGAACGGTATCGGCACCTTGCTCTACATTCTGATCTGCCGCGGCAAAATCCCCGCCTATTTGGGTTCAAGCTTTGCCTTCATCTCTCCGGTGCTGCTTGTGCTGAAAGAGCATGCCGGCGATCATGAGCGCGGATATTCGCTTGCACTGGGTGCTTTTATCGTGACTGGTGTTATATTCATTCTTGTGGCCTTAATTGTACGTTATGCCGGTACCGGCTGGATTGATATTGTATTCCCTCCTGCAGTCATGGGAGCGATAGTTGCCACAATCGGACTGGAGCTTGTGCCTGTAGCCGCACGGATGGCCGGACTGATTGCTCCTGATGGTGTGGCCACCGCCGACTGGACGCCTGACGGCAAAGCGATCACCCTGTCGCTCGTCACGCTCGGCGTTACCGTGCTCGGCTCCGTGCTGTTCCGCGGCTTCCCCAAAATCATTCATATCCTCATCGGTATTGTTACCGGTTATGTACTCGCTTATATTTTGGGTGAGGTAAATACTGGTGCTATCTCTCAAGCCAGCTTCCTCTCGCATCCCACGATCATTACCCCATCCTTCAATTGGCAGGTCATTCTGACTATTATTCCTGTATCGCTTGTGGTCATTGTAGAGCATATCGGCCATTTGCTGGTCACCAGCAATATCGTTGGCAAGGACCTGACCAAGGACCCAGGACTGGACCGCTCACTGATGGGTAACGGGATTTCAACAGTACTCTCCGGGTTCCTGGGGTCTACGCCTAATACAACCTATGGTGAGAATATCGGAGTAATGGCTCTGACCAAGGTGTACTCGGTATATGTTATCGCAGGGGCTGCTGTAATCGCCATTGTATTGTCGTTCTCCGGAACGTTCTCCTCGGTCATTGCCAACATTCCGCTGCCGGTTATGGGCGGTGTATCCCTTCTGCTGTTCGGGGTTATTGCGGCCTCAGGCCTGCGTATCTTCGTGGAGCAGAAAGTCGATTTCTCCAAAGCCACCAACATGATTTTGGCTACGCTCGTCCTGGTTGTCGGCATCAGCGGCATCTCGCTGAAGCTCGGCGGTGTAGAGTTGAAAGGGATGGCACTGGCGACTATCGTCGGTATGATCCTCGCCCTGCTCTTCAAGCTGATCGAGGTACTAGGCCTGTCCAATGAACAGGAAGCTGAGAAGTCCGCTCACTAA
- a CDS encoding RelA/SpoT family protein yields MGIEQLTEKAGAYIKEKDLLRIREAYEFADQAHHGQVRKSGEPYILHPLAVADIVVNMQMDVISIIAALLHDVVEDTTVSLEQIRTKFGDTCAMLVDGLTKLERIRFRSKEEQQNENYRKMFIAMAQDIRVIVIKLADRLHNMRTLKYQSEESQRRISYETLEIFCPIADRLGISAIKWEMEDIALRYLNPQQYYRIANLVHKKRAEREQFIDSVIGRIRAKLDEMGIEGDLSGRPKHIYSVYNKMNTKNKQFNEIYDLLAIRIIVDNIKDCYATLGIIHTLWKPMPGRFKDYIAMPKANMYQSLHTTVVGPGGEPTEVQIRTWEMHRTAEFGIAAHWAYKEGSSNNVNPENRMPFFREILELQHEAKDAEEFVESLKMDFFSDLVFVFTPKGEVVELPAGSVPLDFAFRIHTEVGNRTIGSKVNGRIVPLDHKLKTGDIVEILTSKNSYGPSRDWLKIAQSSHARSKIKQWFKKEKREENVEKGREAIERELKRLNVEVSDWLTEDKLSEAAKKFAFNDVEDMLSAVGFGGITAAQIASKLTEKLRKDQEEAAGHLELTSEMKAIKSSGEKRNQPTNGVRVKGIDNLLVRFARCCNPVPGDDIIGYVTRGRGVSVHREDCPNIPNEMDGEEAARVIEVEWEGSMEANYSVDIEITGHDRNGLLNEVLQAVSESKTNISAVTGRSDKNKMAMIHMTILIRNTDHLQSVVDKVKRVKDVYTVNRIMQ; encoded by the coding sequence ATGGGCATAGAGCAATTAACCGAAAAGGCTGGCGCCTATATAAAAGAAAAAGATCTTCTCCGCATCCGTGAAGCTTATGAATTCGCTGATCAGGCTCATCACGGGCAGGTCCGGAAGTCGGGGGAGCCATACATTCTGCATCCGCTGGCGGTCGCAGATATTGTCGTCAATATGCAAATGGATGTCATATCCATTATTGCTGCGCTGCTGCATGATGTTGTGGAAGATACGACAGTGTCCCTGGAGCAGATCCGCACGAAATTTGGCGATACCTGCGCAATGCTGGTGGACGGCCTGACCAAGCTGGAACGTATCCGCTTCCGCTCCAAGGAAGAGCAGCAGAACGAGAACTACCGCAAGATGTTCATCGCTATGGCTCAGGATATCCGGGTAATCGTGATTAAGCTGGCGGACCGTCTGCATAATATGCGTACGCTCAAATACCAGTCCGAAGAGAGTCAGCGCCGGATTTCTTATGAGACGCTGGAGATCTTTTGTCCCATTGCGGACCGGCTGGGGATCTCTGCGATCAAGTGGGAGATGGAGGATATTGCGCTCCGTTACCTGAATCCGCAGCAGTACTACCGGATTGCCAACCTTGTACACAAGAAACGGGCAGAACGCGAGCAGTTCATTGACAGTGTCATCGGCCGCATCCGCGCCAAGCTGGATGAAATGGGCATCGAAGGCGATCTCTCGGGACGCCCGAAGCATATCTACAGTGTCTATAACAAGATGAACACGAAGAACAAGCAGTTCAACGAGATCTATGATCTGCTGGCTATCCGCATTATCGTCGACAATATTAAGGATTGTTATGCCACTTTGGGTATTATTCATACGCTTTGGAAGCCGATGCCTGGCCGTTTCAAGGACTATATTGCTATGCCCAAGGCAAATATGTATCAGTCTTTGCATACAACCGTAGTAGGTCCGGGAGGAGAGCCAACGGAGGTACAGATCCGCACTTGGGAGATGCACCGTACGGCTGAATTCGGGATCGCCGCCCACTGGGCGTATAAGGAAGGCAGCAGCAACAACGTCAATCCTGAGAACCGGATGCCGTTCTTCCGTGAGATTCTGGAGCTGCAGCACGAAGCCAAGGATGCCGAAGAGTTCGTGGAATCGCTCAAAATGGACTTCTTCTCCGATCTGGTCTTCGTATTTACGCCTAAGGGTGAGGTAGTAGAGCTGCCTGCAGGCTCGGTGCCGCTGGATTTCGCGTTCCGCATCCATACCGAGGTCGGGAACCGGACGATCGGCTCCAAGGTGAATGGGCGTATCGTACCGCTTGACCATAAGCTGAAGACCGGGGATATCGTGGAGATTCTGACCTCGAAGAATTCATATGGTCCGAGCCGCGATTGGCTGAAGATTGCCCAGTCCTCGCATGCGCGGAGCAAGATCAAGCAGTGGTTCAAGAAGGAGAAGCGCGAAGAGAACGTGGAGAAGGGCCGGGAGGCCATCGAACGCGAGCTGAAGCGCCTGAACGTGGAGGTCTCTGACTGGCTGACGGAGGACAAATTGTCCGAGGCTGCGAAGAAGTTCGCCTTCAATGATGTGGAGGATATGCTGTCGGCAGTCGGCTTCGGCGGGATTACCGCAGCGCAGATCGCCTCCAAGCTGACGGAGAAGCTGCGTAAGGACCAGGAGGAGGCCGCAGGCCATCTGGAGCTTACCTCCGAGATGAAGGCGATCAAATCCAGCGGAGAGAAGCGCAACCAGCCGACCAACGGGGTCCGTGTCAAGGGGATCGATAATCTGCTTGTGCGCTTCGCGCGATGTTGCAATCCCGTGCCCGGCGACGATATCATCGGATACGTGACCCGTGGCCGGGGCGTATCGGTACACCGTGAGGATTGTCCGAATATTCCAAACGAGATGGACGGGGAGGAAGCGGCCCGCGTGATCGAAGTGGAGTGGGAAGGCAGTATGGAGGCCAACTACAGCGTCGATATTGAGATTACAGGCCATGACCGCAACGGGCTGCTGAATGAAGTACTGCAGGCGGTATCGGAGAGCAAGACCAATATTTCAGCGGTCACCGGGCGCTCCGACAAGAACAAGATGGCGATGATTCATATGACGATTCTGATCCGCAATACCGATCACCTGCAGTCTGTGGTCGACAAAGTGAAACGGGTCAAGGATGTCTATACCGTTAACCGTATTATGCAATAG
- the dtd gene encoding D-aminoacyl-tRNA deacylase produces the protein MRVVVQRCKNSSVTVDRAVTGAIGEGLLLLVGVTHEDTEKDAKYLADKIAGLRIFEDAAGKMNHSVTEAGGAILSVSQFTLYGDCRKGRRPNFMAAAAPAEAERLYDYFNQELRAGGLQVETGVFGAMMDVALTNWGPVTLLLDSKG, from the coding sequence ATGAGAGTAGTTGTGCAGCGCTGTAAGAACTCCAGTGTTACGGTGGACAGAGCAGTGACCGGAGCGATTGGAGAGGGCCTGCTGCTGCTGGTCGGCGTAACCCATGAGGATACGGAGAAGGATGCCAAGTATTTGGCGGACAAGATTGCCGGACTGCGGATTTTTGAGGATGCGGCCGGTAAAATGAACCATAGTGTGACGGAGGCCGGCGGGGCCATTCTGTCCGTCTCCCAGTTCACGCTGTACGGGGACTGCCGCAAGGGCAGACGCCCCAACTTCATGGCGGCAGCGGCTCCGGCTGAGGCAGAGCGCCTCTACGACTACTTCAATCAGGAGCTGCGTGCCGGAGGGCTGCAGGTAGAGACCGGCGTGTTCGGAGCGATGATGGATGTCGCCCTTACCAACTGGGGACCGGTTACGCTGCTGCTGGACAGCAAGGGTTAG
- a CDS encoding type 1 glutamine amidotransferase domain-containing protein codes for MSKVAFLLANDFEDSEMKVPYEEVLQAGHQAEIIGLKKNETLLGKKGSVSYTADKAISEVTAEEYDAIVIPGGSSPENLRLDQDILQFVKDADRAGKPIAAICHGPQILISAELLQGRTLTSYPPLKDDLINAGAEFKDEEVVVDGNYITSRTPKDEPAFVRELLKVL; via the coding sequence ATGAGTAAAGTAGCTTTTCTGCTCGCCAATGACTTTGAAGATTCTGAAATGAAGGTTCCTTACGAAGAAGTTTTACAGGCAGGACATCAGGCAGAAATCATCGGTCTGAAGAAGAATGAGACCCTGCTCGGCAAAAAAGGAAGCGTATCCTATACAGCGGATAAAGCGATCAGCGAGGTCACAGCCGAAGAATATGATGCGATAGTTATCCCAGGCGGATCATCGCCGGAGAACCTTCGTCTGGACCAGGATATTCTGCAATTTGTGAAGGATGCTGACCGTGCAGGCAAGCCGATTGCCGCTATCTGCCACGGCCCGCAGATTCTGATCAGTGCTGAACTGCTGCAAGGCCGCACCCTTACCTCCTACCCGCCGCTAAAAGATGATCTGATCAATGCCGGCGCGGAGTTCAAGGATGAAGAGGTCGTCGTAGACGGCAATTACATTACTTCACGCACACCCAAGGATGAGCCCGCTTTTGTGCGTGAGCTGCTTAAGGTGTTGTAA
- the hisS gene encoding histidine--tRNA ligase: MAKERFEKPTGTQDVLPGAVEKWQVVEAKARELCRRFNYREIRTPLFEHTGLFERGVGETTDIVEGEMYTFKDKGDRDLALRPEGTAGVVRAYVQNKLYGEPDVSKLYYIGPMFRYERPQAGRYRQFHQFGIEAFGAVDPAIDAEVISLGYQFYIDLGLKDVRVELNSVGNAPSRAAYREKLLDFLRPMRESLCSDCQRRMERNPLRVLDCKVDQDKFGGAPSILDSLDEECTEHFRKVKGHLDVMGVEYSINPRLVRGLDYYTHTAFEYKAAGIGSIDTVGGGGRYNGLVEEIGGPDQPGIGFGIGLERILLILENQGVELEAAKPLDVYFVALGEAADLEITKQLFRLRSLGFSAERDYLGRKMKAQMKSADRMSARYTAILGEDELNNGVIALKSMETGEQRTVKLDELAEALIQN, from the coding sequence GTGGCTAAAGAAAGATTCGAGAAACCTACAGGTACGCAGGATGTACTTCCGGGTGCAGTAGAGAAATGGCAGGTAGTGGAGGCCAAGGCAAGAGAGCTGTGCCGCCGCTTCAATTACCGGGAGATTCGTACCCCGCTGTTCGAGCACACCGGGCTGTTCGAGCGCGGAGTCGGCGAAACAACGGATATTGTAGAAGGTGAGATGTATACCTTTAAGGACAAGGGCGACCGCGATCTGGCGCTTCGTCCCGAAGGGACAGCAGGCGTGGTACGCGCGTATGTCCAGAACAAGCTATACGGGGAGCCGGATGTCAGCAAGCTGTATTACATCGGACCGATGTTCCGTTATGAACGTCCGCAGGCCGGCAGATACCGCCAGTTCCATCAGTTCGGCATCGAAGCCTTCGGTGCGGTAGACCCGGCGATTGACGCTGAGGTCATCTCGCTGGGGTACCAGTTCTACATTGATCTGGGCCTGAAGGATGTGCGGGTAGAGCTGAATTCGGTCGGCAATGCGCCGAGCCGTGCGGCTTACCGCGAGAAGCTGCTGGATTTCCTGAGACCGATGAGAGAGAGCCTGTGCAGCGACTGCCAGCGCCGGATGGAACGCAACCCGCTGCGCGTGCTGGATTGCAAGGTTGATCAGGACAAGTTCGGCGGAGCGCCTTCTATTCTGGACAGTCTGGATGAAGAGTGTACAGAGCATTTTCGGAAGGTGAAGGGCCACCTGGATGTGATGGGTGTGGAGTACAGCATCAACCCCCGCCTGGTACGCGGCCTTGATTATTACACGCATACGGCGTTTGAGTATAAAGCGGCAGGCATTGGCTCCATCGACACGGTGGGCGGCGGCGGCCGGTACAACGGTCTGGTCGAGGAGATCGGCGGACCGGATCAGCCGGGTATCGGGTTCGGGATTGGCCTGGAGCGGATTCTGCTGATCCTGGAGAATCAGGGTGTGGAGCTGGAAGCGGCGAAGCCGCTGGATGTGTACTTCGTTGCACTTGGCGAAGCAGCAGATCTGGAGATCACGAAGCAGTTGTTCCGTCTGCGCAGCCTTGGATTCTCGGCGGAGCGCGATTACCTGGGACGCAAGATGAAGGCGCAGATGAAGTCGGCGGACCGCATGTCAGCCCGGTATACGGCGATTCTCGGTGAAGACGAGCTGAATAACGGCGTCATCGCACTGAAGTCGATGGAGACCGGCGAGCAGCGGACTGTGAAGCTGGACGAACTGGCAGAGGCGCTGATTCAGAATTAG
- the aspS gene encoding aspartate--tRNA ligase, with the protein MTRSHNCGQLTTASIGETVTLNGWVQTRRDLGGVLFIDLRDRTGIVQIVFNPDYSGEALQIADKVRSEYVLSVTGTVVKRDEETINRNLPTGEIEVQITDIEVLNAAKTPPFFIEDGVEVDESLRMKYRYLDLRRPEMHKTLLLRSKAAKIFRDFLDSEGFIDVETPILTKSSPEGARDYLVPSRVHEGEFFALPQSPQIYKQLLMVGGIERYYQMARCFRDEDLRADRQPEFTQFDIETSFMPQDELLAMMEKLMQRLLKETIGVEVSAPFQRLTYAEAIGKYGSDKPDLRFGLELVEMNDIVAESGVKVFASVIEKGGEVKCLNAKGCGTWTRKEIDDLGPYAARYGAKGLAWIQVKDGEFKGPIVKFFSEEEIAAVKERTGAEDGDLLLFSADTKKVVADVLGALRLKIGRQLGLIDDSVFKFAWVTEFPLLGYDEDQKRYVAEHHPFTRPMNEDLHLFDTDPGDIRAQAYDLVLNGYEVGGGSQRIYKRDVQEKMFNALGFSQELAYEKFGYLMDAFEYGTPPHGGIAFGFDRLIMLLAGRTNLRETIAFPKTASATDLLMDAPSPVDAGQLEQLHIKLAPKPEKEKK; encoded by the coding sequence ATGACCAGAAGCCATAACTGTGGACAATTAACGACAGCGAGCATCGGTGAGACAGTAACATTGAACGGTTGGGTGCAGACCCGCCGTGACCTTGGAGGCGTGCTATTCATTGATCTGCGCGACCGGACAGGGATTGTACAGATTGTATTCAACCCTGACTATTCCGGAGAAGCGCTGCAGATTGCCGATAAGGTCCGCAGTGAATACGTGCTGTCTGTGACAGGTACTGTGGTTAAGCGTGATGAGGAGACTATTAACCGCAACCTGCCGACCGGTGAGATCGAAGTGCAGATTACAGACATTGAAGTGCTGAATGCGGCTAAAACACCTCCGTTCTTCATCGAAGACGGAGTGGAAGTAGACGAATCCCTGCGCATGAAATACCGTTACCTGGATCTGCGCCGTCCGGAGATGCACAAGACACTGCTGCTCCGTTCCAAAGCGGCGAAGATCTTCCGTGATTTCCTCGACAGTGAAGGCTTCATCGATGTAGAAACGCCGATCCTGACCAAAAGCTCGCCGGAAGGCGCACGTGACTATCTCGTGCCAAGCCGTGTGCATGAAGGGGAATTCTTCGCGCTTCCGCAGTCGCCGCAGATCTACAAGCAGCTGCTGATGGTCGGCGGCATCGAGCGTTATTATCAGATGGCCCGCTGCTTCCGCGATGAGGACCTGCGCGCTGACCGCCAGCCGGAATTCACGCAGTTCGATATTGAGACCTCGTTCATGCCGCAGGATGAGCTGTTGGCGATGATGGAGAAGCTGATGCAGCGTCTGCTGAAGGAGACGATCGGGGTTGAGGTATCCGCGCCGTTCCAGCGGCTGACCTATGCCGAAGCGATCGGCAAATACGGCTCCGATAAGCCGGACCTGCGGTTTGGCCTGGAGCTCGTAGAGATGAATGATATCGTTGCCGAGAGCGGCGTGAAGGTGTTCGCTTCCGTGATTGAGAAGGGCGGAGAAGTGAAATGTCTGAACGCTAAGGGCTGCGGCACCTGGACCCGTAAGGAGATTGATGATCTTGGACCATACGCTGCCCGTTACGGCGCCAAGGGTCTGGCCTGGATTCAGGTCAAAGACGGCGAGTTCAAGGGACCGATTGTGAAGTTCTTCTCCGAGGAAGAAATCGCTGCCGTGAAGGAGCGCACAGGTGCCGAGGATGGCGACCTGCTGCTCTTCTCCGCTGATACCAAGAAGGTGGTAGCCGATGTACTTGGCGCCTTGCGTCTGAAGATCGGCCGTCAGCTAGGTTTGATCGATGACAGTGTGTTCAAATTCGCCTGGGTAACGGAATTCCCGCTGCTCGGCTACGATGAAGACCAGAAGCGTTATGTGGCTGAGCATCATCCGTTCACACGTCCGATGAACGAAGATCTGCATCTCTTCGACACTGATCCCGGCGACATCCGCGCACAGGCGTATGACCTGGTGCTTAACGGCTACGAGGTAGGCGGCGGTTCCCAGCGTATCTATAAGCGTGACGTTCAGGAGAAAATGTTCAATGCACTCGGCTTCTCGCAGGAGCTGGCTTATGAGAAATTCGGCTATCTGATGGATGCCTTTGAATACGGCACGCCTCCGCATGGCGGCATCGCGTTTGGCTTCGACCGTCTGATTATGCTGTTGGCGGGCCGCACGAACCTGCGTGAGACCATTGCCTTCCCTAAGACGGCAAGTGCAACGGACCTGCTGATGGATGCCCCATCCCCGGTGGATGCGGGACAACTGGAGCAGTTGCACATCAAGCTGGCACCGAAACCGGAAAAAGAGAAGAAATAA
- a CDS encoding tRNA threonylcarbamoyladenosine dehydratase, with translation MLNQFSRTELAIGPEGLEIMKNSTVAVLGIGGVGAMAAEALARTGIGRIILIDKDSVDITNINRQLHALTTTIGQNKTDLMVDRIKLINPECEAIALNMFYTEETYEELFKYKLDYVIDASDTIIYKIHLIKECLARKIPLISSMGAANKMDPTRFQVADISKTTMDPIARVIRTRLRKEGIKKGVKVVFSTEKPVKPREDVTEQIVPADAPDRRKAKQPPASTSFVPPVVGLIMVSVTVRDLLETGGITFE, from the coding sequence ATGCTGAATCAGTTCTCGCGTACGGAGCTGGCGATCGGGCCGGAGGGCCTGGAGATTATGAAGAACAGCACAGTGGCTGTGCTGGGGATCGGCGGAGTCGGCGCTATGGCGGCGGAAGCGCTGGCCCGGACCGGAATCGGCCGGATTATCCTGATTGATAAGGATTCGGTGGATATCACCAACATCAACCGCCAGCTTCATGCGCTGACCACGACCATCGGCCAGAACAAAACCGATCTGATGGTGGACCGTATCAAGCTGATCAACCCGGAATGCGAAGCGATTGCGCTGAATATGTTCTACACCGAAGAGACGTATGAGGAGCTGTTCAAATACAAGCTGGACTATGTGATTGACGCTTCGGATACGATTATCTATAAGATTCACCTGATCAAGGAATGTCTGGCCCGGAAGATCCCGCTGATCTCCAGTATGGGAGCGGCCAACAAGATGGACCCGACCCGCTTCCAGGTCGCCGACATCTCCAAGACCACCATGGACCCGATTGCCCGGGTAATCCGCACCAGACTGCGCAAGGAAGGCATCAAGAAGGGCGTGAAGGTGGTCTTCTCCACCGAGAAGCCTGTGAAGCCGCGTGAAGATGTGACGGAGCAGATCGTGCCTGCGGATGCACCGGACCGCCGCAAGGCGAAGCAGCCTCCGGCCAGCACTTCTTTTGTACCCCCTGTAGTCGGCCTGATTATGGTCAGTGTAACAGTACGGGATTTGCTCGAAACAGGCGGCATTACATTTGAATGA
- a CDS encoding NCS2 family permease, with product MKSNIWRNSVGMEPGDNWKQEWAAGILSYFASVYIVMVNAAILADAGMPLRAGMVATLLTAVTGCLLMAFGGKTPIIVVPGMGINAFFTYTLVHSMKLDWREALAVVVVTGVLFAIVAFTSLYRILSDAIPHNLQHAITVGIGLFLTFIGLQKSGIVIAHATTFVAIGHFSDPAVITSVVTLLLALVLFIRGTRGGLLISMLVGTGLAYLLGAAHAPKNTEPGHVFSGYGSVFASMDWSGFVSLVFWIAVFLLLLIVVFENIGLISSQTLMAGRPERFKSSLRALSLANIAAGLFGSSPVVAAAESTAGIAAGGRSGLTSLVTGLLFGATFLFIPLLAYVPDSAIAPILIVIGGLMVQSVREMELGDMTELFPAFLVMVMIPFTYSIVDGMAFGFITYPLVKLATGKGKEVPPALYGIAGLFIANFVLHALMG from the coding sequence ATGAAATCGAATATTTGGCGGAATAGCGTGGGAATGGAACCGGGCGACAACTGGAAGCAGGAATGGGCGGCCGGTATCCTGTCGTATTTCGCTTCGGTATATATTGTAATGGTTAACGCAGCGATCCTGGCAGATGCAGGCATGCCGCTGCGGGCCGGGATGGTTGCCACGCTGCTGACAGCGGTGACTGGCTGCCTGCTGATGGCTTTTGGCGGGAAAACGCCGATTATCGTCGTCCCGGGCATGGGGATCAATGCCTTTTTCACCTATACATTGGTGCATTCCATGAAGCTGGATTGGCGTGAGGCGCTGGCCGTAGTAGTGGTGACGGGGGTGCTGTTTGCTATTGTGGCCTTCACCTCGCTTTACCGTATTCTCAGCGATGCGATTCCCCATAATCTGCAGCATGCGATCACCGTCGGCATCGGGCTGTTCCTGACCTTCATCGGCCTGCAAAAAAGCGGGATTGTTATTGCCCACGCCACCACCTTCGTCGCCATCGGGCATTTTAGTGATCCTGCGGTCATTACCTCGGTGGTGACGTTGCTGCTGGCGCTGGTGCTGTTCATCCGCGGTACGCGCGGCGGGCTGCTGATCAGTATGCTCGTGGGCACAGGGCTTGCTTATCTGCTGGGAGCCGCCCATGCGCCGAAGAATACTGAGCCGGGACATGTGTTCAGCGGTTACGGCAGCGTGTTCGCCAGTATGGACTGGAGCGGATTTGTCAGCCTTGTCTTCTGGATTGCCGTTTTCCTGCTGCTGCTGATTGTGGTGTTTGAGAATATCGGCCTGATCTCTTCCCAGACGCTGATGGCAGGACGCCCCGAACGCTTCAAAAGCAGTCTGCGGGCGCTCTCGCTCGCCAACATCGCGGCAGGTCTGTTCGGCAGCAGCCCGGTGGTCGCCGCTGCCGAATCCACCGCCGGGATTGCGGCAGGAGGCCGCTCCGGCTTAACCTCACTCGTCACCGGCTTGCTGTTCGGGGCGACCTTCCTGTTCATCCCGCTGCTGGCTTATGTGCCGGACAGCGCGATTGCGCCGATTCTGATCGTAATCGGCGGGCTGATGGTGCAGAGTGTGCGCGAGATGGAGCTCGGCGACATGACGGAGCTGTTCCCGGCGTTCCTGGTCATGGTGATGATTCCCTTCACCTACAGTATCGTGGATGGCATGGCGTTTGGCTTCATCACCTATCCGCTGGTGAAGCTGGCTACCGGCAAAGGCAAGGAGGTTCCTCCGGCACTATACGGCATTGCCGGACTGTTCATTGCGAACTTCGTGCTGCATGCGCTGATGGGCTAA